A window of the Scophthalmus maximus strain ysfricsl-2021 chromosome 8, ASM2237912v1, whole genome shotgun sequence genome harbors these coding sequences:
- the adra2c gene encoding alpha-2C adrenergic receptor: MGYFYILFPHSQVIACMLRRNDNKLKMNFFNSSNLEEGIQAENMSSNSTSQSQYTQLAIWGLAGLVSFLILFTIVGNVLVVIAVLTSRALKPPQNLFLVSLASADILVATLVMPFSLANELMGYWFFGKIWCDIYLALDVLFCTSSIVHLCAISLDRYWSVTQAVEYNLKRTPKRVKGMIVVVWLISAVISFPPLISMDRSSNEASPQCILNDETWYILYSSIGSFFAPCVIMILVYIRIYQVAKTRTRTMSEKKRDVDSPLENGMDQAEPGGSLKSSRGGSMKDKERENGHCQEQSAQSPLPNEPKHALTDRDEDFDDSSSSDEKPKKSSNSSRHHHDDKKDRKSSRKSSSASKYSSRKSRASSKSMELFSSRRKRRSTVNRKKVSAAREKRFTFVLAVVMGVFVVCWFPFFFSYSLYGICREPCQIPETLFKFFFWIGYCNSSLNPVIYTIFNQDFRRAFQKILCKSWKRSF; this comes from the coding sequence ATGggatatttttatatattatttcctCATAGTCAAGTCATAGCTTGTATGCTGAGAAGGAACGATAATAAACTCAAAATGAATTTCTTTAATAGCTCTAACCTGGAGGAAGGGATACAGGCTGAAAACATGTCCTCTAATTCCACTTCTCAGAGCCAGTACACCCAGCTCGCTATATGGGGTCTGGCCGGACTTGTCAGCTTTCTGATTTTGTTTACAATAGTCGGGAACGTCTTGGTTGTCATCGCCGTTTTAACGAGCAGAGCACTGAAACCACCCCAGAATCTTTTTCTCGTCTCCCTGGCCAGTGCGGACATACTGGTGGCCACCCTAGTCATGCCCTTTTCTCTGGCAAATGAACTCATGGGCTACTGGTTTTTTGGCAAAATCTGGTGTGACATCTACCTGGCTCTGGACGTTTTATTCTGCACCTCTTCTATTGTTCACCTGTGCGCTATTAGTTTGGACAGATACTGGTCGGTTACACAGGCTGTAGAGTACAACTTAAAGAGAACACCTAAAAGAGTTAAAGGGATGATTGTGGTGGTGTGGTTGATCTCAGCCGTCATCTCCTTCCCACCACTCATATCAATGGACAGGAGTAGCAATGAGGCCAGTCCCCAGTGTATCCTGAATGATGAGACTTGGTACATCCTCTACTCCAGCATTGGATCATTCTTTGCCCCATGTGTTATCATGATCCTGGTATATATCCGGATCTATCAGGTGGCAAAGACCAGGACCAGAACAatgtcagagaagaagagggatgTGGACTCCCCGCTGGAGAATGGGATGGACCAAGCGGAACCAGGCGGGTCATTAAAGTCCAGCAGGGGCGGAAGCATGAAAGACAAGGAACGTGAAAATGGGCACTGTCAGGAGCAGTCAGCTCAATCCCCTCTACCAAACGAGCCCAAACATGCGTTGACAGACCGCGACGAGGACTTCGACGATAGCAGCTCATCAGACGAGAAACCTAAGAAAAGTTCTAATTCGTCTAGACATCACCACGATGACAAGAAGGACAGGAAGTCCAGTCGGAAGAGCAGCTCCGCCTCTAAATACTCCAGCAGAAAGTCGCGTGCCAGTTCCAAGTCCATGGAGCTATTCTCGTCTCGTCGCAAACGTCGGAGCACCGTAAATCGGAAGAAAGTCTCTGCCGCTAGGGAAAAGCGATTCACCTTTGTCCTTGCTGTCGTCATGGGTGTATTTGTCGTGTGCTggttccccttctttttttcctacagcCTGTATGGCATCTGCCGGGAGCCATGCCAGATCCCAGAGACCCTGTTCAAATTCTTTTTCTGGATTGGCTACTGTAACAGCTCCCTTAACCCGGTCATCTACACCATCTTCAACCAGGACTTCCGCAGAGCATTCCAGAAGATCCTCTGTAAGTCATGGAAACGCTCTTTCTGA